A region from the Lolium perenne isolate Kyuss_39 chromosome 4, Kyuss_2.0, whole genome shotgun sequence genome encodes:
- the LOC127293840 gene encoding serpin-Z2B-like, translating into MATTLATDVRLSIAHQTRFALRLASAISSNPKFAATNAVYSPLSLHVGLSLVAAGAGGATREQLIATLGSGKEGEEAEGLHALAEQVVQLVLADASSAGGPRVAFANGIFVDASLALKASFQELAVRTYKADVLSADFQTKPVEAAGQVNSWVEKATKGLIKDILPEGSVDNTTRLVLGNALYLKGDWHEKFDASKTKDDMFHLLDGSSVQTPYISTTNKQYILSTDNLKILKLPYHQGGDKRQFSMYILLPKARDGFGSLAKRLSTEPSLIESLLPTKKVEVGQFKLPKFKISFGFDASDLLKGLGLQLPFSPGADLSEMVDPPVAHNLYISSIHHKSFVEVNEEGTEAAAATSTQVSFRSLPPKIDFIADHPFIFLIREDINGVVLFVGHVVNPILSS; encoded by the exons ATGGCAACCACCCTTGCCACCGACGTCCGCCTCTCCATCGCGCATCAGACTCGCTTCGCCCTCCGCCTCGCCTCCGCCATCTCCTCCAACCCCAAGTTCGCTGCCACCAACGCCGTATACTCCCCGCTCTCTCTCCATGTCGGGCTCAGCCTCGTCGCCGCCGGCGCCGGTGGTGCCACGCGTGAGCAGCTTATCGCCACTCTCGGGTCCGGGAAGGAGGGCGAGGAGGCCGAGGGCCTCCATGCCCTTGCCGAGCAGGTGGTGCAGCTCGTGCTCGCCGACGCGTCCAGCGCCGGCGGCCCGCGCGTCGCCTTTGCCAATGGCATCTTCGTCGACGCGTCGCTCGCGCTCAAGGCTTCCTTCCAGGAGCTCGCGGTCCGCACGTACAAGGCCGACGTCCTGTCCGCGGACTTCCAAACCAAG CCTGTTGAAGCTGCTGGTCAGGTAAACTCATGGGTAGAGAAAGCCACAAAAGGTCTCATCAAAGATATCCTGCCTGAAGGGTCTGTTGACAATACTACTAGATTGGTTCTTGGTAATGCCCTTTATTTAAAAggagattggcatgagaagtttgacgcaTCTAAGACAAAGGATGATATGTTCCACCTTCTTGATGGGAGCTCAGTTCAAACACCATACATTTCCACCACAAACAAGCAATACATTTTGTCTACTGACAACTTGAAGATACTTAAGCTTCCTTACCACCAAGGAGGGGACAAGAGGCAGTTCTCCATGTACATTCTTCTTCCAAAAGCACGTGACGGTTTTGGGAGCTTGGCCAAAAGGTTAAGCACTGAACCATCGTTAATTGAAAGCCTTCTCCCAACAAAGAAGGTTGAAGTCGGACAGTTCAAGCTCCCCAAGTTCAAGATATCATTTGGATTTGATGCGTCGGATTTGCTCAAAGGTCTTGGCCTCCAGCTACCATTCAGCCCAGGAGCAGATCTTTCGGAGATGGTGGACCCGCCAGTGGCACATAACCTTTACATCTCATCTATTCACCACAAGTCGTTTGTCGAAGTAAACGAAGAAGGAACCGAGGCTGCTGCGGCAACTTCTACCCAAGTCTCCTTTCGGTCACTGCCCCCGAAGATAGATTTCATCGCGGATCACCCTTTCATATTCCTTATCCGCGAAGACATTAATGGTGTGGTTCTCTTTGTTGGCCATGTGGTCAATCCCATCTTATCTTCGTAA